From a single Solanum dulcamara chromosome 4, daSolDulc1.2, whole genome shotgun sequence genomic region:
- the LOC129884932 gene encoding uncharacterized protein LOC129884932, whose amino-acid sequence MQSREVPVQLSCRKQFSCMFHVFRRRIHQLCSRMRWLIWRRPRTKVVIKRFGKLSSRGNHGQLKEKLSFKSSSTHPNVQNRHIRLASFNAALFSLAPAVPKAEKSSIFSHDDDDDDGFKFQNQVKSENNRPKSILKHSPLHPILTNGAKPKQKVSINLPENEISLSQNRVLGILEDDSTKILSLNNYTLGPVRSPICLPAMANWMINDYGGCCLSGTRTILDVLKEVDADILALQDVKAEEEKGMSPLSDLAHALGMNYVFAESWAPEFGNAILSKWPIKKWRIQKIYDDKDFRNVLKATVDVPRIGELNFCCTQLDHLSENWRMKQLNAIIQANDSPHILAGGINSLEASDYSLERWNDIVKYYEEIGKPTPRTEVMNFLKQKEYNDAKEFAGECESVVIIAKGQNVQGTCKYGTRVDYILGSQSLPYAFVPGSYSVVSSKGTSDHHIVKVEIMKAAGKGRKNSRKQKKVKQKVERMTSSCSSRGIWQVST is encoded by the exons ATGCAGTCAAGAGAGGTTCCAGTGCAGCTTTCATGCAGAAAGCAGTTTTCTTGCATGTTTCATGTCTTCAGACGTAGAATTCACCAGCTTTGCTCGAGGATGCGGTGGCTGATATGGCGGCGTCCGAGGACTAAGGTGGTGATCAAGAGGTTTGGGAAGCTGAGTTCAAGAGGAAATCATGGTCAGCTCAAAGAAAAACTAAGTTTCAAATCATCATCAACTCATCCAAACGTCCAGAATAGGCATATTCGACTAGCCTCCTTCAATGCTGCATTATTTTCCCTAGCACCTGCTGTGCCAAAGGCTGAAAAATCATCCATCTTTTCTCATGACGATGACGATGATGAtggtttcaaatttcaaaaccaGGTAAAGTCTGAGAACAATCGTCCTAAGAGCATATTGAAGCATTCCCCTCTTCATCCCATATTAACAAATGGAGCAAAACCAAAGCAAAAAGTTTCAATCAACCTTCCTGAGAATGAGATTTCATTATCTCAGAACAGGGTACTTGGAATCTTGGAAGATGATTCTACCAAGATTTTGAGTCTAAACAACTACACCCTAGGTCCTGTGAGGTCTCCAATATGCTTACCCGCGATGGCTAATTGGATGATTAATGATTATGGAGGGTGCTGCTTGAGTGGAACAAGAACcattcttgatgtgctgaaagaAGTGGATGCTGATATATTGGCTTTACAAGATGTGAAGGCTGAGGAAGAGAAAGGTATGAGCCCTTTATCTGATTTGGCTCATGCTCTTGGGATGAACTATGTGTTTGCTGAAAGCTGGGCTCCAGAATTTGGTAATGCTATTTTATCCAAGTGGCCTATTAAGAAATGGAGAATCCAGAAAATCTATGATGATAAAGATTTCAG GAATGTGCTTAAGGCTACGGTTGATGTACCCCGGATAGGAGAGTTGAACTTCTGTTGCACTCAACTTGATCATTTAAGTGAGAATTGGAGAATGAAGCAATTAAATGCAATAATACAAGCAAATGACAGTCCTCATATTTTAGCAGGAGGTATAAATTCTCTTGAAGCCTCAGATTACTCATTAGAGAGATGGAATGATATTGTGAAG TATTATGAGGAGATAGGAAAGCCAACTCCAAGAACTGAAGTTATGAATTTCTTGAAACAGAAAGAGTACAATGATGCAAAAGAGTTTGCAGGGGAATGTGAGTCAGTTGTAATCATTGCTAAAGGCCAAA ATGTGCAAGGAACGTGTAAATATGGAACTCGAGTTGATTATATTTTGGGATCGCAAAGCCTGCCTTATGCATTTGTACCTGGATCATACTCGGTTGTTTCATCAAAAGGCACATCCGATCACCATATAGTTAAAGTGGAAATCATGAAAGCAGCAGGTAAAGGCAGGAAGAATAGTAGGAAACAGAAGAAAGTAAAACAGAAAGTTGAGAGGATGACAAGTTCTTGTTCTTCAAGAGGGATTTGGCAAGTGAGCACTTAG